CGGTTGGTAGTTAGAGCTGTTTAGGTCCCCTCCCCTTTAATCTCGGCAATCTCTTGAACATGTGAAATAAAAGTCTTTCCTTTTCCGAAATTCTTCTATCTTTCTTGGGCAGcttgaccatttttttaaaaaaaaaatttaattttctctatACTGGTGGGTTTAAGTACTTGGTAACTAGGTCTAGGTAGTTTGATATTTGGTaaaggagatgaatgaaaaggcTTTGCATTTTCTATGGTGTTGTACAGgtgaattttttaattgtatttcaCCAGAAACTTCTTTGTGCTTTAAAttctgtttggattgagcttatttttgctgaaactgaaaattgaaattgaaaacactgtagcaaaataatttttaaatgtgtgaatagtgtcgtgggacctatttttaatgaaaaagttactgaaaagtggaatttatgggtccgtaaacagtgcacaaATGCACTGTTTACGGTTGACTTGGTTAAATAGTGCGgctggaggaaaaaaaaaaaaaaaatcagaaaacgCAAACTCTAAAAACGCTGGATTCATTTGAATCCAAACGGGCActtagtttactttttcttaattgtttttCGTTTTTCGTTTTTCGTTTTACATTTTCTTAGAGgtgcactttttcttttcttttttccttttttttggtaaaatagaAGTgctcattttatttgtttgattagaactaattatcatttttttttgcaGGTTGAGAGCGGTAGATGATCTATTGATAATCTAACGCTTCAATAGTGTCTTTTTATAAATCAGGTTTTACTGTTCTActctttaaatattattttatcattttctatcttttaataaaaaatcattttttattttatagatttttttaaaaaatatttacttgtatctgaaaaatttataaaaataaaacttaattaaaTGTCAAAAGGACCTCtagataaatttgtttttagataaacaatgcatgaaaatCTTACAaatgactaaaaaaatataataggtAAGGCCTTATATAAAATTGTCGCCTTAAACCCAAAAATACACTGAGCCGGCCCTGACATGAGATTATCCAAGAAAGAAGCTACTAAGTAAATGAAATATAACAATGAATATACtgatcaaaaaaaattacaacaatgaatatgaaaataaaaagaataaccTTATGGTAAAATTGTCACCTTCCATCTCCAGAACTCGGAGATACAAATTTTTCCTTAATTGCAACAAAAATGAATATTCAAGTCTTCTTGTTAGGCTCAAAGACATATTTGATGATTGAATCTTTGATTGATAGCAATTCGGGGAACTCGTTTTTGAGCTTCGAAGCATCCAACTCATTGTTACTCCTTGGAGCTACTATCACCTTGGCTTGTTCCTCCAAATTGAAATTCACCCAAGTGAATTTTGGGTCAATGTAATCTCTGTACATCTCTAAAATCTCATTGTGACTTATAACTCCTGGATTGGTGAAGTTCCAAATTCCACTGCAATTCCTCTTTGCCATCTCAATGGAGATGGGTAGGAGCTCATCTAGTACCGTCATGCTATTGGGTATGTTCACCACTTTGTTGTAACGACTGATCTTCGTGATGAAGTTTCTTGGGTTGCTGAGATCTGATGATATTGGCATTCGAACCCTGAGAGTGCAGACATTCTCATATTCTATTATAAGCTGCTCCACCTGTTTATTTGCCAATTCATTTGtgattaatattgttaaagatTTTGGATGCAATTTCAAAAGGCTCAACTCAGCTCCCCTATATCGATTTTATCAATTACATATTGAGTACAACAAGCCTTGACACATCAAAAATTTCTCATTAACAGAACATCCTTGGGGGGCACTAAATTTTTAAGCCTGGAATTAATTATGGTCCATTTTgcgtgtgtgtgcatgtgtgtgctAGGAAATTCAATACatgaggtaaaaaaaataacatataaaaTGTGATGTATGTAATAGTTACCATGGCCTTAGTCTTGGAATAGAAGGAACCGGTAAAATTAGGCTTATCTTCCTCCTTGAATCCTATACATGATCCTTGGGGGTGCTCCTTGTCATACTCAAATATGCAGCCAGTGGCAAAATTAATCATCAACAGACCTTGGTCCTTGCAAACATCAGCTAAAGTTAATGTACCCACCACATTAGTTCTAATTGCTTCAACCTTGTGTGATTCACACCAATCAACATTTGGCCTCCCAGTAACTCCCGCTGCATTAAACACATGGCTTGGCCTTACTCTCCTTATATCCTCCAAGAGTGACTTCCTATCTTCCAGTCTTCCCTTCCCATATTCATAGACTATGCCCTGGTCTTCACAGAGCTTCCCTAATAATCCACCTAGCCAACCTGTCCTTCCATATATCAAGAATTTCAATCCTGAACTGCCATTACTCAGACTGAATTCTCTTGTAATTCTCGTGTGCCCATACTGAAAGAACCAAGCATCATCACTGGATTGAGTTATCATGGAAACACCAGGGTGTGGGTGAAGAGCAGAAGATACATCACCCCACCAATTAGGATTCTTAGTATACCACTCCATTGTCATCTTTAGCCCATCCTCCCAAGAGGTCCTTTCATCCCAGCCAAGCTTCTTTAGCTTTTGATCATCCAAGAAGTACCTCTGGTCATTAAATGGTCTGTCTTGAACAAAACTTATGGCTTCTTTAGGATCCAATCCAAACAGCTTGCAAATGTCCTCAGCCACATCCAAGACTCCCCTTTCCTTTTGAGTGCCAATATTGTATACATGTCCAATAACCCCTTTATGAAGTATGACATCAAATGCTTCAGCAACATCCTCACAATATAAATAGCTTCTCACATTTGAGCCATTACCATGGATCGGCAACTTCTCTCCCTTCATGGCAAGGAGAATGAATTTCGGTATAAGCTTTTCTGGATATTGATTAGGGCCATACACATTATTGCCTcgagttgttattgttgggagGCCATAGGATCTATTATAAGCCATGACAAGCATTTCCGCGCCTGCTTTTGTGGCAGAGTATGGATTGGTGGGAAGAAGCTGAGAGGCCTCAGGATTGCCAATGTCAGTCTCTAAATCAGTCTCCCCATAAACTTCATCAGTACTAACATGGATGAACCTTTTGACGAGCCCAGTAACTTTGCAAGCCTCAAGAAGTACATGTGTGCCATATATATTGTTGGTGGTGAATTCAAAGGAGTTCCCAAAGGAATTATCCACATGGGTTTGGGCAGCAAAGTGCATTATAGTGTCAATGTCCTCTGCTACCAAGAGGTAATTGACAAGGTCAGCACAACCAATATCACCCTTGACGAATTTGAAGTTTGAGGAGTTGAGACAAGATTGGAGATTCTTGAAGCTGGAACAGTAGTCTAGCTTATCAAGGGCAACAATCTTGTAGTTTGGATATTTCTTGATTAGCCTGCTGGTTACATGGGAGGCTATGAAGCCGGCTGCACCAGTTAATAGGATGTTTTTTGGTGCATATGAAGGACCAGGTTCAGCTGACATCTTCTCTATTTGATTTTAGTGTGCTATGACTGAACCAGAAAAATAGTAATCAAGCGCTAATATCAGTAATCAATTCCTgttcaaagaacaaaaattcaaacatataaTAGCTATTTTTATGGCATGTCAATTTGTGATTGAAATTAAATGAAATGCAGCAAACACTACTAATGGTAGCAAACCTGTTGCacatataaaaattgaaagaccaatttaatatacaaaaaaatatagtagTTTGTGTTTCCAACAAAGATATTCAAGGTTCAAAATCTCCTAATTCCAACAATTGAAttatcaacaaaattaaaagatatagtAACATATGTTCAAAAAGCTAAGCAATTGTTCCAAACCTTAATTTTTCctcaataaaaagataatagAACAAGCAGATTTAGAGAGAGATCACTCACAAATGATGTGCTGCTAGAAAGAATTCATGGAAGAAAAAACAAGGTTAATGAGAGTATAgtttagaatttgaaataagAGGTGAAAATAGAAGACTAAATGATGCGTAATTGTCGTGATAGTTAGAGATTTATCAGTCTCTGACTCTCTCACTTGGCCAATTCATATGTTACGTGGTGCATATTCCAACTAATTTGGTTATAAATAGCTTAGTAGCCACCTATGATGAATAGTAACTAGTTTTTtcgttcaaaaagaaaaaagaaaaaaaaaagaaaaaagaagaagagagagaggctgTTTCACGCTTCCTTAttagtatttactatttatatttattcATCTCAAATTGGGTCAAACTTAATCATGTCCCttcctttcaaaaaatttaaaaaataaaaaataaaataaaggtccCTTGTTCAAATCTGTAACATACAGTCATGTCTTGAAAACAGAAAACGTTTATCTTAAAATTTGGATCTCAGAAAACATTTATCTTGAAAACAGAAAACagtttttcttgaaatattgCAACATAAGAAATTTACATTCCATGGCGATTGTGCACTTTTGGTCTCTTGTTCATTCAACTGGAAaacattttttatcttcttgttGATCATTTTTAAGATCCTCAgctgatgaaaaaaaaaaaaaaaaaagaatgctcTCTCAACATTCAGTACGTGGAGAAAGAGATGTggcaaagagagagaagttacCATGAGGAGAGTGTCTTGTGGTGTGGTgtaaagattttgaaaatgacaaaatttagttacaaaattagttatactTTAAGATCACAaacttactcaataaaataaatattactacatattttgaaaatctaaccgttgaattgcatgttttttatgctcttgatacacatgtcaaattttgtattaatcggatattatttactatatgatctataagtttatattttatgcataatttcaaattacaaaaacttgcaattttaacaatttattcataacataactattaactttaattttttagaaattttgcaagcatgaagaatGTAAGAAGAATATGTAATCTAATTGTAAAtctgtcaaaattcacttccaataaaaatatattgagtaaaattgtaactttaggttacaaccaattttgtaactaattttttttttttttttggtatttagcatttttctttaatcatagaaaatgttttccatTGATTTGCATTTTTCTCCacatcaaacaccaaaaaaaatgcGAAAATCATTTTTCACCAAAACAAATGAAGCATCAATGTTAGATGAACATTCTTCTTAATTAAAatgttttcaaccaaaaaaattagaGCATTTTTGTTAGAGAACACTCTATTTCGGCTTGGAATAAAATTTGAGATGAGTTGTAATTTTTAAGGGAGTCTTGGTAATTTTTCCTTCCCCAAATAGACCTAATCATGTAcacttcattttttaattcGGTTATTTATAAAa
The sequence above is drawn from the Quercus lobata isolate SW786 chromosome 12, ValleyOak3.0 Primary Assembly, whole genome shotgun sequence genome and encodes:
- the LOC115969806 gene encoding trifunctional UDP-glucose 4,6-dehydratase/UDP-4-keto-6-deoxy-D-glucose 3,5-epimerase/UDP-4-keto-L-rhamnose-reductase RHM1-like, translated to MSAEPGPSYAPKNILLTGAAGFIASHVTSRLIKKYPNYKIVALDKLDYCSSFKNLQSCLNSSNFKFVKGDIGCADLVNYLLVAEDIDTIMHFAAQTHVDNSFGNSFEFTTNNIYGTHVLLEACKVTGLVKRFIHVSTDEVYGETDLETDIGNPEASQLLPTNPYSATKAGAEMLVMAYNRSYGLPTITTRGNNVYGPNQYPEKLIPKFILLAMKGEKLPIHGNGSNVRSYLYCEDVAEAFDVILHKGVIGHVYNIGTQKERGVLDVAEDICKLFGLDPKEAISFVQDRPFNDQRYFLDDQKLKKLGWDERTSWEDGLKMTMEWYTKNPNWWGDVSSALHPHPGVSMITQSSDDAWFFQYGHTRITREFSLSNGSSGLKFLIYGRTGWLGGLLGKLCEDQGIVYEYGKGRLEDRKSLLEDIRRVRPSHVFNAAGVTGRPNVDWCESHKVEAIRTNVVGTLTLADVCKDQGLLMINFATGCIFEYDKEHPQGSCIGFKEEDKPNFTGSFYSKTKAMVEQLIIEYENVCTLRVRMPISSDLSNPRNFITKISRYNKVVNIPNSMTVLDELLPISIEMAKRNCSGIWNFTNPGVISHNEILEMYRDYIDPKFTWVNFNLEEQAKVIVAPRSNNELDASKLKNEFPELLSIKDSIIKYVFEPNKKT